A stretch of the Massilia sp. W12 genome encodes the following:
- a CDS encoding YdiU family protein, whose product MTSAPLFSNDFATLPPAFYTRLQGTPLPAPQLLAHSAEMAQRLGLADCITHPEWVAGLAGNAVLPGSAPLAAVYSGHQFGVWAGQLGDGRALLLGDLEDSATPGQRLEVQLKGAGKTPYSRMGDGRAVLRSSIREFLCSEAMAGLGIPSTRALSLIGADYPVFRESTESAAVVARVAPSFIRFGSFEHWFYQGRTEELKQLADYVIARFYPALQSQPQPYLALLKEVIARTARLVAQWQSVGFMHGVLNTDNMSILGLTLDYGPFGFMAGFDPAHICNHSDNQGRYSYQMQPQIGHWNCAALAQTFVPLVEDIEAIKDALDDYPALFAQAQLQQLRAKLGLQTGLPADRNLVQALYDLLTLGQFDHTSFWRSLSRFPGSGGSAQIADLQALAQTRNAESDAACAAWLAQYQARLQQENLTDEARWRQQLACNPKFVLHNHLAQAAIDAAQKNDFSEIQKLLTILQTPFDEQPEHAAYAGPPPAWACELCVSCSS is encoded by the coding sequence ATGACATCCGCGCCCCTTTTCAGTAACGATTTCGCCACCCTGCCGCCGGCTTTTTACACCCGGCTGCAAGGTACGCCCCTGCCCGCGCCGCAATTACTGGCGCACAGCGCGGAGATGGCGCAGCGGCTGGGTTTGGCGGACTGCATCACGCATCCAGAATGGGTGGCGGGCCTGGCCGGGAATGCTGTGCTGCCCGGCAGCGCACCGCTGGCGGCGGTGTATTCCGGGCATCAGTTCGGCGTCTGGGCCGGGCAATTGGGCGATGGGCGCGCGCTCTTGCTGGGCGATCTGGAAGATAGCGCCACGCCCGGCCAGCGCCTTGAAGTGCAGTTGAAAGGGGCCGGCAAAACCCCGTATTCACGCATGGGCGACGGGCGCGCGGTGCTGCGCTCGTCGATCCGTGAATTTTTATGTTCCGAAGCCATGGCCGGGCTGGGGATTCCAAGCACGCGCGCACTCAGTCTGATCGGGGCCGATTATCCGGTGTTTCGCGAAAGCACAGAAAGCGCAGCGGTGGTGGCGCGCGTGGCGCCGAGCTTTATCCGCTTCGGCTCTTTTGAACACTGGTTTTATCAGGGCCGCACTGAAGAATTAAAACAGCTGGCCGATTATGTGATCGCGCGTTTTTATCCCGCCCTGCAAAGCCAGCCGCAACCTTATCTGGCCCTGCTCAAAGAAGTGATTGCGCGCACCGCGCGTTTAGTCGCGCAGTGGCAATCGGTCGGCTTCATGCATGGCGTGCTCAATACAGACAATATGTCGATTCTGGGCCTGACGCTGGATTACGGCCCGTTCGGCTTCATGGCCGGCTTTGATCCGGCGCATATCTGCAACCACAGCGACAATCAGGGCCGCTACAGTTATCAGATGCAGCCGCAAATCGGGCACTGGAATTGCGCGGCCCTGGCGCAAACCTTTGTGCCGCTGGTGGAAGATATCGAGGCGATCAAAGACGCGCTGGACGACTACCCTGCCCTGTTCGCCCAGGCCCAACTGCAGCAACTACGCGCCAAACTCGGCTTGCAAACCGGCCTGCCGGCTGATCGCAATCTGGTGCAAGCGCTGTACGATTTGCTGACGCTGGGCCAGTTTGACCATACCAGCTTCTGGCGCAGCCTGTCGCGCTTTCCCGGCAGCGGCGGCTCTGCGCAGATCGCAGACCTGCAAGCGCTGGCGCAAACCCGCAATGCGGAATCAGACGCCGCCTGCGCCGCCTGGCTGGCGCAGTATCAAGCCCGCTTGCAGCAGGAAAACCTGACAGATGAAGCGCGCTGGCGCCAACAATTGGCCTGCAATCCCAAATTTGTGCTGCACAATCATCTGGCGCAAGCGGCAATCGACGCGGCGCAAAAAAATGACTTCAGCGAGATTCAAAAATTGCTGACAATACTGCAAACACCGTTTGACGAACAGCCGGAACACGCCGCCTATGCCGGGCCGCCGCCGGCCTGGGCGTGTGAGCTGTGTGTGTCCTGCTCTTCCTGA
- a CDS encoding 3-(methylthio)propionyl-CoA ligase, with protein sequence MTSSFATAQALAAATPSDLPRSPLTGLMMYQPLLISTIIEYARRHYPHTEIVSRRVEGDLHRYTYADCHARSCQLAHALQQAGVALGDRVATLAWNGYRHLEAYYGVSGIGAVLHTINPRLHPEQLAYIIRHAEDKFLLFDLTFLPLVEAIAPHCPGVQWVALCGAAHMPKESKLAQLICYEDWIGAQPAQIDWPQFDECSAASLCYTSGTTGNPKGVLYSHRSTVLHAYGSALPNAINVSACDVVLPVVPMFHVNAWGLPYSTLLSGAKMVFPGPALDGKSLFEIFENERVSFSAGVPTVWLGLLTYMKQNQLQFSTFKRTVIGGSACPPAMMDSLIDDFGVEVVHGWGMTEMSPLGTAGSLMASHLALPKDQQRKILQKQGHAVYGVDMKIVNEEGQEQAWDGKSWGHLLVRGPWIASGYFKGEGGDVLHDGWFDTGDVASIDPDGYMQITDRSKDVIKSGGEWIGSIELENIAMAHPAVAQAACIGLPHPKWDERPLLVVVKKPDAEVDAPALLAFYQEKVAKWWIPDDVAFVEALPIGATGKVQKNKIREQFQDYQFPA encoded by the coding sequence ATGACTTCCAGCTTTGCCACTGCCCAAGCTTTAGCCGCCGCCACGCCGTCTGATTTGCCGCGTTCGCCGCTGACCGGCTTGATGATGTATCAACCGCTCTTGATTTCCACCATCATCGAATATGCGCGGCGCCACTATCCGCATACGGAAATTGTGTCGCGCCGGGTGGAGGGCGATTTGCACCGCTATACCTATGCCGATTGCCATGCGCGCAGCTGCCAGCTGGCGCATGCCTTGCAACAAGCCGGTGTTGCGCTGGGCGACCGCGTCGCCACCCTGGCCTGGAATGGCTATCGCCACCTGGAAGCGTATTACGGTGTGTCCGGCATCGGCGCGGTCTTGCATACGATTAATCCGCGTTTGCATCCGGAACAGCTGGCTTACATCATCCGCCACGCCGAAGATAAATTCCTGTTGTTTGATCTGACCTTTTTGCCGCTGGTGGAAGCGATTGCGCCGCATTGCCCTGGCGTGCAGTGGGTGGCGCTGTGCGGCGCCGCGCATATGCCAAAGGAAAGCAAGCTGGCGCAGCTGATCTGCTATGAAGATTGGATTGGCGCGCAGCCGGCGCAAATCGACTGGCCGCAATTTGATGAATGCAGCGCCGCCAGCCTGTGCTACACCTCGGGCACCACGGGCAATCCGAAAGGCGTGCTGTATTCGCACCGCTCGACCGTCTTGCATGCTTACGGCTCGGCTTTGCCGAACGCCATCAATGTCAGCGCCTGCGATGTGGTGTTGCCGGTGGTGCCGATGTTCCATGTCAATGCCTGGGGTCTGCCATATTCCACCTTGCTGTCGGGGGCCAAAATGGTGTTCCCCGGCCCGGCGTTGGATGGCAAGAGTTTGTTTGAGATTTTTGAAAACGAGCGCGTCAGTTTTTCCGCCGGCGTGCCGACCGTCTGGCTGGGCTTGCTGACCTATATGAAGCAAAATCAGCTGCAATTTTCCACCTTCAAGCGCACTGTGATCGGCGGCTCGGCCTGTCCGCCGGCGATGATGGACAGCCTGATTGATGATTTCGGCGTCGAAGTGGTGCATGGCTGGGGCATGACGGAAATGTCGCCGCTGGGCACCGCCGGCAGCCTGATGGCCAGCCATCTGGCGTTGCCCAAAGACCAGCAGCGCAAGATTTTGCAAAAACAGGGCCATGCGGTGTATGGCGTGGATATGAAAATCGTCAATGAAGAGGGACAGGAGCAAGCCTGGGACGGCAAGAGCTGGGGCCATTTGCTGGTGCGCGGGCCGTGGATCGCCAGCGGCTATTTCAAAGGCGAGGGCGGCGATGTGTTGCATGATGGCTGGTTTGACACCGGCGACGTCGCCAGCATCGACCCGGATGGCTATATGCAGATCACCGACCGCAGCAAAGATGTGATCAAATCCGGTGGCGAGTGGATCGGCAGTATTGAGCTGGAAAACATCGCCATGGCGCACCCTGCGGTGGCGCAGGCCGCCTGCATCGGCTTGCCGCATCCGAAATGGGATGAGCGCCCCTTGCTGGTGGTGGTCAAAAAACCGGACGCAGAAGTGGATGCGCCGGCCTTGCTCGCCTTCTATCAGGAAAAAGTGGCCAAGTGGTGGATCCCGGATGATGTCGCGTTTGTGGAAGCCTTGCCGATTGGCGCCACCGGCAAAGTGCAGAAAAACAAAATCCGCGAGCAGTTCCAGGATTACCAATTCCCGGCTTAA
- a CDS encoding branched-chain amino acid ABC transporter substrate-binding protein — MRAFIPGFAALSLFCAMPALADTIKIAFIDPLSGPFAPVGQNQFKTFQLAAEQANAGKWAGEHKFEVTGFDNKGSPQEALTQLKAVIDQGYRFVAQGNGSAVGLALLDAINKHNERNPGKEVILLNYAAIDPDMTNGKCSFWHFRFDAHSDMKMEALTTYIAKNKAIKNVYLIGQNYSFGQSVSRSTKEYLARKRPDIKVVGDDLHPIGQVKDFSPYIAKIKASGADTVITGNWGADLSLLVRAAKDADLKANFYTLYAVTSGVPTAMGAAGAERVKVLGNWLPNADNAAASASVDAFKKKFNDDLYTAQAHTALAMVGRAAKETRSLDPVKLAFAMEGMKVNSLNGEVSMNKVDHQLQQPLYIATWTKINGKDVKYDQENTGYGWKIEQKIDPWVAAQPTSCQMKRPAK, encoded by the coding sequence ATGCGTGCATTCATTCCCGGTTTCGCCGCGTTGTCCCTGTTCTGCGCCATGCCTGCGCTGGCCGATACCATCAAAATCGCTTTTATTGATCCGCTCTCCGGCCCGTTTGCGCCGGTCGGGCAAAATCAATTTAAAACCTTCCAACTCGCCGCCGAGCAGGCCAATGCCGGCAAATGGGCCGGCGAACATAAATTTGAAGTGACAGGTTTTGATAACAAGGGCAGCCCGCAGGAAGCCTTGACCCAGCTCAAGGCGGTGATTGATCAGGGTTACCGTTTCGTGGCGCAAGGCAATGGTTCGGCAGTCGGCCTGGCCTTGCTGGACGCAATCAATAAACATAATGAGCGCAATCCCGGCAAGGAAGTGATTTTGCTGAATTACGCCGCGATTGATCCGGATATGACGAATGGCAAATGCAGCTTCTGGCATTTCCGTTTTGATGCGCATTCCGATATGAAAATGGAAGCGCTGACCACCTATATCGCGAAAAACAAAGCCATCAAAAATGTGTATCTGATCGGGCAGAATTATTCCTTCGGCCAATCGGTAAGCCGCTCGACCAAGGAATATCTGGCCAGAAAACGCCCGGATATCAAAGTGGTCGGCGATGATTTGCATCCAATTGGCCAGGTCAAAGATTTCTCGCCGTATATCGCCAAGATTAAAGCCTCCGGCGCGGATACCGTGATCACCGGCAACTGGGGCGCAGATCTGTCACTCTTGGTGCGCGCCGCCAAAGACGCCGATCTGAAAGCCAATTTCTACACGCTGTACGCCGTGACCTCCGGCGTGCCGACGGCAATGGGCGCGGCTGGCGCGGAGCGCGTGAAAGTGCTGGGCAACTGGTTGCCGAATGCTGACAATGCCGCCGCCAGCGCATCGGTGGACGCTTTCAAGAAAAAATTCAATGACGATCTGTACACCGCGCAAGCACATACCGCGCTGGCCATGGTCGGGCGCGCAGCCAAAGAAACCCGCTCGCTTGACCCGGTCAAACTGGCGTTTGCGATGGAAGGCATGAAGGTCAACAGCCTGAATGGCGAAGTCAGCATGAACAAGGTGGATCATCAATTGCAGCAGCCGCTGTACATCGCCACCTGGACCAAAATCAATGGCAAGGACGTCAAATACGATCAGGAAAACACCGGCTATGGCTGGAAGATCGAACAAAAGATTGATCCCTGGGTGGCGGCGCAGCCCACTTCCTGCCAAATGAAGCGTCCCGCTAAATAA
- a CDS encoding branched-chain amino acid ABC transporter permease, translated as MRLEFVFFTLLNGLAYGLLLFMLSSGLTLIFSMMGVLNFAHASFYMLGAYVSYSITRTIGFWPALLLAPLAVGVCGAAIERYGLRRVHQHGHIPELLFTFGLSYVLLEVVQLIWGRAPLPSQVPALLDGPLFSLYGASFPRYRAFMMLVACLMLGAIWLLFARTRIGLVIQAALTHPAMAQCLGHDVPRIFTLVFGGGCALAALAGVIGGNIFPTEPAMAGAMGSIIFVVVVVGGMGSLLGAFAASLLLGVLQTFAVVLDVSAAQALQALGWQAAPGSISHALLSITVAQAAPILPYLLLILMLLLRPQGIAGKRVD; from the coding sequence GTGCGCTTGGAGTTTGTGTTTTTCACCCTTCTGAATGGCTTGGCGTATGGCTTGCTGCTCTTCATGCTGTCTTCAGGTCTGACCCTGATTTTCAGCATGATGGGCGTGCTCAATTTCGCCCACGCCAGTTTCTATATGCTGGGCGCGTATGTTTCCTACAGCATTACGCGCACAATCGGTTTTTGGCCGGCCTTATTGCTGGCCCCGCTGGCGGTCGGCGTGTGCGGCGCGGCCATTGAACGTTACGGTTTGCGCCGCGTGCATCAACATGGCCATATCCCGGAATTATTGTTCACCTTCGGCCTGTCCTATGTCCTGCTGGAAGTGGTGCAATTGATCTGGGGCCGCGCGCCGCTGCCCTCGCAGGTGCCGGCGCTGTTGGATGGCCCGCTGTTTTCACTGTACGGCGCCAGTTTTCCGCGCTATCGCGCATTCATGATGTTAGTCGCCTGCCTGATGCTGGGCGCAATCTGGCTGTTGTTTGCGCGCACCCGCATCGGCCTGGTGATTCAGGCCGCCTTGACCCATCCGGCCATGGCCCAGTGTCTGGGACATGACGTGCCGCGCATTTTCACCCTGGTGTTTGGCGGCGGCTGCGCGCTGGCTGCTTTGGCCGGCGTGATTGGCGGCAATATCTTCCCGACTGAGCCGGCGATGGCCGGCGCGATGGGGTCGATTATTTTCGTGGTGGTGGTGGTGGGCGGCATGGGTTCTTTGCTCGGCGCCTTCGCCGCCTCGCTCTTGCTGGGCGTGCTGCAAACCTTTGCCGTGGTGCTGGATGTGTCCGCCGCCCAGGCTTTGCAGGCGCTCGGCTGGCAGGCTGCGCCCGGCAGCATCAGCCATGCCTTGCTCTCGATCACGGTGGCGCAGGCGGCGCCGATTCTGCCCTATCTTTTATTGATTTTGATGCTCTTGCTGCGGCCGCAGGGCATTGCCGGCAAGCGGGTGGATTGA
- a CDS encoding branched-chain amino acid ABC transporter permease: MAAFLSAHASRLVLWSGYAALLVCLPLLFTQGSALSLLSQIGALMIFALSYNMLLGQGGMLSFGHAVYSGLGAFMAAHAMNQARAAGWDLPLPLVPLLAGFAGLGVGVVFGWLCTRKSGTAFAMISLGLVELVSACSLMLPQFFGGEGGISTNRVGAPWLGWSFGPQIEVYYLIAAWLFICTVAMYAFTHTPLGRIINAVRDNPERVAFLGYDPSHVRWLVLILSAFFAGISGGLGAINFEIVSAENVGALRSGAVLLATFIGGVAFFWGPMLGAVCGVLLAVVLPEYSKAWILYQGLFFIAIVLYAPGGLASLLLLAWRLSVRGLWRRLGWPLLGQFVSLLLLMCGLILAIEMLYQKNLDVTGVTQMRWFGVEFDSAAAAPWLLALGLGGAGLLGMRLLAAPFAARWAQIVPALKEDGHAH; this comes from the coding sequence ATGGCTGCTTTTCTTTCCGCCCATGCCAGCCGGCTTGTCTTGTGGAGCGGCTATGCCGCTTTGCTGGTCTGCCTGCCGCTGCTGTTTACCCAAGGCAGCGCGCTGTCACTGCTGTCGCAAATCGGCGCGCTGATGATTTTTGCGCTGTCCTACAATATGCTGCTGGGACAGGGCGGCATGCTCTCGTTCGGCCATGCGGTGTATTCCGGCCTCGGCGCCTTCATGGCGGCGCATGCCATGAACCAGGCGCGCGCCGCCGGCTGGGATTTGCCGCTGCCCTTGGTGCCTTTGCTGGCCGGCTTTGCCGGTCTGGGCGTGGGCGTGGTGTTCGGCTGGTTGTGCACGCGCAAATCCGGCACCGCCTTTGCCATGATCAGCTTGGGGCTGGTCGAATTGGTCTCGGCCTGCTCGCTGATGCTGCCGCAGTTTTTTGGCGGCGAAGGCGGGATTTCCACCAACCGCGTCGGCGCACCCTGGCTGGGTTGGAGCTTCGGCCCGCAAATCGAAGTCTATTACCTGATCGCCGCCTGGCTGTTTATCTGCACCGTGGCGATGTATGCCTTCACGCATACGCCGCTGGGACGCATCATCAATGCGGTGCGGGATAACCCGGAACGGGTGGCTTTTTTAGGTTATGACCCAAGCCATGTGCGCTGGCTGGTGCTGATCTTATCGGCATTTTTCGCCGGCATTTCCGGCGGCCTGGGCGCCATCAATTTTGAAATCGTCAGCGCGGAAAATGTCGGCGCCTTGCGCTCCGGCGCGGTGCTGCTGGCCACCTTCATCGGCGGCGTGGCGTTTTTCTGGGGGCCGATGTTGGGCGCGGTGTGCGGCGTGCTGCTGGCGGTGGTGCTGCCGGAATACAGCAAAGCCTGGATTTTGTACCAGGGCCTGTTTTTCATCGCCATTGTGTTATACGCGCCGGGCGGCCTGGCCAGTCTGCTGTTGCTGGCCTGGCGTTTAAGCGTGCGCGGCCTGTGGCGCCGTCTCGGCTGGCCGTTGCTGGGCCAGTTCGTGTCCCTGTTGTTGCTGATGTGCGGTTTGATTTTGGCGATTGAAATGCTGTATCAAAAAAATCTGGATGTGACAGGCGTGACGCAGATGCGCTGGTTTGGCGTGGAATTTGACAGCGCTGCGGCTGCGCCCTGGCTGCTGGCCTTGGGCTTGGGCGGGGCCGGTCTGCTTGGCATGCGTTTGCTGGCGGCGCCGTTCGCGGCGCGCTGGGCGCAGATTGTTCCGGCGCTCAAGGAGGATGGCCATGCACACTGA
- a CDS encoding ABC transporter ATP-binding protein — protein sequence MAMHTDCALALRAVHKYFGASHIIRGAELEVRRGERLAIIGPNGAGKSTLFHLISGRIAPSSGEILLNGKPIHGLPPQLIFRQGLARSFQINHVFSNLSVFENIRCALLWALGCRYSFWQRIAGLRHLNARTEEVLQRIGLYECRMRIASQLSYAQLRALEIGLAIAADAQVLLLDEPTAGMSRAETAQAVELIRSVSAGKTLLMVEHDMNVVFGLADRIAVLVYGEVIACDAPAAVRANARVQEAYLGSLGQAGEGAS from the coding sequence ATGGCCATGCACACTGATTGCGCATTGGCGCTGCGCGCCGTGCACAAATATTTCGGCGCCAGCCATATTATCCGTGGCGCCGAATTAGAAGTGCGGCGCGGCGAGCGGCTGGCCATCATCGGCCCCAACGGCGCCGGCAAATCCACCCTGTTTCATTTGATCTCGGGGCGCATCGCGCCATCCAGCGGTGAGATTTTGCTGAATGGCAAGCCGATTCACGGCTTGCCGCCGCAACTGATTTTCCGCCAGGGCTTGGCGCGCAGTTTTCAAATCAATCATGTGTTTTCCAATTTGAGCGTGTTTGAAAACATCCGATGCGCGCTGTTGTGGGCCTTGGGTTGCCGCTATTCTTTTTGGCAGCGCATCGCCGGTCTGCGTCATTTGAATGCGCGCACTGAAGAGGTGTTGCAGCGCATCGGCCTGTACGAGTGCCGCATGCGCATCGCTTCACAGCTCAGTTATGCGCAATTGCGCGCGCTGGAAATCGGCTTGGCGATTGCCGCCGATGCCCAGGTCTTGCTGCTGGATGAGCCGACCGCCGGCATGAGCCGCGCGGAAACCGCGCAGGCGGTGGAATTGATCCGCAGCGTCAGCGCCGGCAAAACCCTGCTGATGGTGGAGCATGATATGAATGTGGTGTTCGGCCTGGCCGACCGTATCGCCGTACTGGTGTATGGCGAAGTGATCGCCTGCGATGCGCCGGCGGCGGTGCGCGCCAATGCGCGCGTGCAGGAAGCCTATCTCGGCAGCCTGGGACAGGCCGGGGAGGGCGCGTCATGA
- a CDS encoding ABC transporter ATP-binding protein: protein MSLLQINDLHAWYGKSHVLHGVTLEVGAGEIVSLIGRNGAGRSTLVKALMGLVTRRGQVNWRGQDISAWAPHQIARAGIAYVPESREVFPALTVEQNLLLGEQKRKARAPRWRLDDMYQLFPRLHERRDVAAGVLSGGEQQMLTLCRSLMGDPDLILVDEPTEGLAPKIVEQVANCLAQLRERGVAVLLVEQKLTIALALSQRLYLMGHGEIVFSGAARELMDNPAIRREWLEV, encoded by the coding sequence ATGAGTTTATTGCAGATCAATGATTTGCACGCCTGGTATGGCAAAAGCCATGTCTTGCACGGCGTCACGCTGGAAGTGGGGGCGGGCGAAATCGTCAGCCTGATTGGCCGCAACGGGGCAGGGCGCTCAACCCTGGTCAAAGCCTTGATGGGTTTGGTGACACGTCGCGGCCAGGTCAACTGGCGCGGCCAGGACATCAGCGCCTGGGCCCCGCACCAGATCGCGCGCGCCGGGATTGCCTATGTGCCGGAAAGCCGCGAGGTGTTCCCGGCCTTGACGGTGGAGCAAAATCTATTACTGGGCGAGCAAAAGCGCAAAGCGCGCGCGCCGCGCTGGCGGCTGGACGATATGTATCAGCTGTTTCCGCGTCTGCACGAGCGGCGTGATGTGGCTGCCGGCGTGCTTTCCGGCGGCGAGCAGCAAATGCTGACCTTGTGCCGCAGCTTGATGGGCGACCCGGATTTGATTCTGGTCGATGAGCCGACCGAAGGGCTGGCGCCGAAAATTGTCGAGCAGGTGGCGAATTGTCTGGCCCAGCTGCGCGAGCGCGGCGTGGCAGTGTTATTGGTCGAACAAAAGCTGACCATCGCCTTGGCCTTATCGCAGCGTCTGTATTTAATGGGCCATGGGGAAATCGTTTTTTCCGGTGCGGCCCGGGAGTTGATGGACAACCCCGCCATCCGCCGCGAGTGGCTGGAGGTGTAG
- a CDS encoding cysteine hydrolase family protein, which translates to MTSALLIIDVQQALCYGEWAAWQAQALIGRVNLLAQQARAARRPVIWVQHEEDEGPLVFDAPGWRLAQGLQTAPDDLYVRKRASDAFHQTALHEILQARGVTNLVICGMQSEYCIDSSCRRALALGYAVQLAADAHSTLDNPHLPAAQIIAHHNHTLSNLGSYGVRLQALAAQQIVFA; encoded by the coding sequence ATGACAAGCGCCTTATTGATCATCGATGTGCAACAGGCATTGTGCTATGGCGAATGGGCGGCCTGGCAAGCGCAAGCGCTCATCGGGCGCGTCAATTTGCTGGCGCAACAGGCGCGCGCCGCGCGCCGGCCTGTGATTTGGGTGCAGCATGAAGAAGACGAGGGGCCGCTTGTATTTGACGCCCCCGGCTGGCGGCTGGCGCAAGGCTTGCAGACTGCGCCGGACGATCTGTATGTGCGCAAGCGCGCTTCAGACGCCTTTCATCAAACCGCCTTGCATGAGATCCTGCAGGCGCGCGGGGTGACTAATCTGGTGATCTGCGGCATGCAAAGCGAATATTGCATTGACTCCAGCTGCCGCCGCGCGCTGGCCTTGGGCTATGCCGTGCAACTCGCGGCAGACGCCCATTCCACCCTCGACAATCCGCATTTGCCGGCAGCGCAAATCATCGCCCATCACAACCACACCTTGAGCAACTTGGGCAGTTATGGCGTGCGTCTGCAGGCGCTGGCGGCGCAGCAGATTGTGTTTGCCTGA